A region of Vigna radiata var. radiata cultivar VC1973A chromosome 10, Vradiata_ver6, whole genome shotgun sequence DNA encodes the following proteins:
- the LOC106775627 gene encoding ammonium transporter 3 member 2-like: MEFPPNLLPDEASPEWLNKGDNAWQLMAATVVGLQSIPGLVILYGSLVKKTWAINSAFMAFYAFAAVLLCWVAWGFRMSFGEKMLFFLGKPGVALDQEFLLGKAFLGLFPTATMVFFQGVFAAITLILIAGALLGRMNILAWMLFVPLWVTFSYTVTAFSIWCPEGWLAKLGVIDFSGGYVIHLSAGVAGYTAAYWVGPRCEKERERFPSNNMIVGLAGAGLLWMGWSGFNGGGPFVVSTVASLAVLNTHVCAAASIMVWVLLDTLYFGKPTVFGAIQGMITGLVCITPAAGVVQGWAAILMGLISGSVPWYTMMILHNKVPFLKQIDDPMAVFHTHAVAGALGGILTGLFAVPKLCRLFYMVPDWEKYIGLAYGLQNGATGAGLRQMGIQIGAIVFVIIFNFVTTSLICLLVGVLVPLRLHTDALQTGDKAMHGEEAFALNNADNAKFENLNHNRIYDTQDFSFFRDPKPLTQLQMV, from the exons ATGGAGTTTCCGCCGAACCTTTTGCCAGACGAAGCGAGCCCAGAATGGTTAAACAAAGGAGATAATGCGTGGCAGTTAATGGCAGCGACGGTGGTGGGTCTACAAAGCATTCCAGGGCTGGTTATTCTCTACGGAAGCCTCGTCAAAAAAACATGGGCCATTAACTCCGCTTTCATGGCCTTCTACGCCTTCGCGGCGGTTCTTCTCTGCTGGGTTGCGTGGGGTTTCCGCATGTCATTCGGTGAGAAAATGCTGTTCTTCTTGGGGAAACCAGGGGTGGCGCTGGACCAGGAGTTTCTTCTGGGGAAAGCGTTTCTGGGGCTCTTTCCCACCGCTACCATGGTGTTTTTTCAGGGCGTGTTCGCGGCGATTACTTTGATCCTCATAGCTGGGGCGTTGCTCGGGAGAATGAACATCCTTGCGTGGATGCTGTTTGTTCCTCTTTGGGTTACTTTTTCGTACACGGTCACTGCTTTCAGCATCTGGTGCCCCGAAGGATGGTTGGCGAAGCTTGGAGTTATTGATTTCTCCGGTGGATATGTCATTCACCTCTCTGCCGGAGTTGCCGGTTATACTGCAGCTTATTGG GTGGGTCCAAGATGTGAGAAGGAGAGAGAAAGGTTTCCATCAAACAACATGATTGTAGGGCTCGCCGGCGCCGGCCTGCTTTGGATGGGTTGGAGTGGGTTCAACGGTGGTGGTCCGTTCGTGGTGAGCACGGTGGCTTCTCTGGCCGTCCTTAACACACACGTGTGTGCCGCCGCTAGCATCATGGTGTGGGTTCTACTCGACACTTTGTACTTTGGTAAGCCCACCGTGTTTGGCGCCATACAAGGCATGATCACCGGCCTCGTTTGCATCACACCTGCTGCAG GAGTTGTGCAGGGGTGGGCAGCGATCTTGATGGGTTTGATCTCAGGAAGCGTTCCCTGGTACACAATGATGATCCTCCATAACAAGGTACCCTTCTTGAAACAAATCGACGACCCCATGGCGGTTTTCCACACCCACGCCGTCGCCGGTGCTCTCGGCGGAATCCTCACCGGCCTCTTCGCCGTCCCTAAACTCTGCCGTCTCTTCTACATGGTCCCCGATTGGGAAAAATACATTGGCCTGGCCTATGGCCTCCAGAACGGTGCAACTGGAGCGGGTTTAAGACAAATGGGCATCCAAATCGGAGCCATAGTTTTcgtcatcatcttcaacttcgTTACTACAAGCTTGATTTGCTTGCTGGTGGGGGTCTTGGTACCTCTCAGACTTCACACCGATGCGCTGCAAACGGGTGACAAGGCAATGCATGGAGAAGAGGCTTTCGCTTTGAATAATGCTGACAATGCCAAGTTTGAGAATCTCAACCACAACAGAATTTATGATACTCAAGACTTTTCCTTCTTTAGAGACCCAAAACCATTGACTCAACTTCAAATGGTATGA
- the LOC106774841 gene encoding uncharacterized protein LOC106774841 — translation MIRDLQVVRIGEQILVKKEGSVSFRLSRTTSLGSSRPCPVSSASLSIIDNEDECNLHPRSPGSSINRREALQGNDLLHASVFNQIHVQSYEDASSNLRSSVLTSGTLGNLQRNPTDGVPTREGLDVNLFSPRIQTETEIDDTRNIDQRNGARESVEQNVHFSRTLSVGRLHDRVLRRTTFSDLTFFPLQQEREPRDDSHHSQDIDRQPVEGDSRVSSSDHMTVNSSTSSKSNSMFGIQDYEDEASRLREGRHQDLLEHKSNFLERRRRMRSQFVQLVITFTASASITYYRDAIYASWSMRMETT, via the exons ATGATAAGAGATCTTCAAGTGGTACGAATTGGAGAACAAATTTTGGTGAAGAAGGAAG GTAGTGTAAGCTTCAGACTTAGCCGAACCACCAGTTTGGGGTCATCCAGGCCTTGTCCTGTTTCTTCTGCAAGTCTCTCAATAATTGACAATGAAGATGAGTGTAATCTCCACCCTAGATCTCCTGGAAGTTCGATTAACAGAAGAGAAGCACTACAAGGCAATGACCTGCTTCATGCATCTGTTTTCAATCAAATTCATGTACAATCTTATGAAGATGCTTCCAGTAATTTAAGGTCAAGTGTCCTTACATCAGGTACACTTGGAAACTTGCAGAGAAATCCCACAGATGGAGTTCCCACAAGAGAAGGGCTGGATGTGAACTTATTTTCTCCAAGAATTCAAACAGAGACAGAAATTGATGACACTAGAAATATTGATCAACGAAATGGTGCTCGAGAATCAGTTGAACAGAATGTTCATTTTAGCCGAACTTTAAGTGTTGGAAGACTTCATGACAGAGTTCTTCGTAGAACAACATTTTCAGACCTCACCTTTTTCCCTTTGCAACAGGAAAGAGAGCCGAGAGATGATAGCCACCATAGCCAGGATATTGACAGGCAACCGGTGGAGGGAGATTCAAGAGTGTCGTCATCTGATCACATGACAGTTAATTCTTCTACATCTAGCAAGTCTAACTCCATGTTTGGTATCCAAGACTATGAGGATGAGGCTTCACGATTGAGAGAAGGTAGGCATCAGGATCTTCTGGAGCATAAGTCCAATTTCCTTGAACGGAGAAGAAGAATGCGGTCCCAG TTTGTGCAACTTGTTATCACTTTTACAGCATCTGCAAGTATTACATACTATAGAG ATGCTATATATGCCTCGTGGAGTATGAGGATGGAGACAACATGA